In the Pseudoliparis swirei isolate HS2019 ecotype Mariana Trench chromosome 19, NWPU_hadal_v1, whole genome shotgun sequence genome, one interval contains:
- the slc25a48 gene encoding solute carrier family 25 member 48 isoform X1, whose protein sequence is MQPTQSFRVDDFIAGCIGGSCSVVVGHPLDTVKTRLQAGRGYKSLLHCVLSIYRKETAMGFFRGMSFPLASITIYNSVVFGFFSNAQRLISQHRHGDGRHPCGMADLAAASMLTGLMSVGLGAPVDLVKIRLQLQTQMVLAENLNLAGNVPSGSSIPLRSLGIPTAQSAYRGPLHCVSSILQTEGLPGLYRGAGAMVLRDVPGYMLYFIPYTVFCNLLKPDGTASLHPGSIVLAGGLAGSISWVTATPADVVKSRLQADAHPQRKYRGIVHCIMQSYKTEGAQVKHRSPDIDTRSLNILWYDTRVTTCEDMRTNTPPRLI, encoded by the exons atgcaGCCGACCCAGAGCTTCAGGGTGGACGACTTCATCGCGGGCTGCATCGGAG GAAGCTGCAGCGTGGTCGTGGGTCACCCGCTGGACACCGTGAAG aCGCGGCTGCAGGCCGGCCGAGGATACAAGAGCCTCCTCCACTGCGTCCTCAGCATCTACAGGAAGGAGACG gcgatGGGCTTCTTCAGGGGCATGTCCTTCCCTCTGGCCAGCATCACCATCTACAACTCGGTGGTGTTCGGCTTCTTCAGCAACGCGCAGAGGCTCATCAGCCAGCATCGCCATGGCGACGGGCGCCACCCGTGCGGCATGGCGGACCTCGCCGCCGCCAGCATGCTGACGGGCCTGATGTCGGTGGGCCTGGGCGCCCCGGTGGACCTGGTGAAGATCAGGCTGCAGCTGCAGACGCAGATGGTCCTTGCAG AGAACTTGAACCTGGCCGGCAACGTGCCGAGCGGCAGCAGCATCCCGCTGCGCTCCCTCGGCATCCCCACCGCCCAGAGCGCCTACCGGGGGCCCCTGCACTGCGTCAGCAGCATCCTGCAGACCGAGGGCCTGCCGGGCCTCTACCGGGGCGCCGGCGCCATGGTGCTGAGGGACGTGCCCGGCTACATGCTCTACTTCATCCCCTACACCGTCTTCTGCAACCTGCTGAAGCCCGACGGCACGGCCAGCCTCCACCCCGGCTCCATCGTGCTGGCCGGAGGCCTCGCAG ggtcGATCTCGTGGGTCACGGCGACGCCGGCCGACGTGGTGAAGAGCCGTCTGCAGGCCGACGCCCACCCGCAGAGGAAGTACCGCGGCATCGTGCACTGCATCATGCAGAGCTACAAGACGGAGGGCGCGCAGGTAAAGCACCGATCCCCAGACATCGATACGAGGTCCCTGAACATCCTCTGGTACGATACGCGGGTCACTACCTGTGAAGACATGCGGACAAACACACCGCCTCGATTGATTTAG
- the slc25a48 gene encoding solute carrier family 25 member 48 isoform X2, which translates to MQPTQSFRVDDFIAGCIGGSCSVVVGHPLDTVKTRLQAGRGYKSLLHCVLSIYRKETAMGFFRGMSFPLASITIYNSVVFGFFSNAQRLISQHRHGDGRHPCGMADLAAASMLTGLMSVGLGAPVDLVKIRLQLQTQMVLAENLNLAGNVPSGSSIPLRSLGIPTAQSAYRGPLHCVSSILQTEGLPGLYRGAGAMVLRDVPGYMLYFIPYTVFCNLLKPDGTASLHPGSIVLAGGLAGSISWVTATPADVVKSRLQADAHPQRKYRGIVHCIMQSYKTEGAQVFFRGASVNAIRGFPMSATMFLTYELSLQFFRGL; encoded by the exons atgcaGCCGACCCAGAGCTTCAGGGTGGACGACTTCATCGCGGGCTGCATCGGAG GAAGCTGCAGCGTGGTCGTGGGTCACCCGCTGGACACCGTGAAG aCGCGGCTGCAGGCCGGCCGAGGATACAAGAGCCTCCTCCACTGCGTCCTCAGCATCTACAGGAAGGAGACG gcgatGGGCTTCTTCAGGGGCATGTCCTTCCCTCTGGCCAGCATCACCATCTACAACTCGGTGGTGTTCGGCTTCTTCAGCAACGCGCAGAGGCTCATCAGCCAGCATCGCCATGGCGACGGGCGCCACCCGTGCGGCATGGCGGACCTCGCCGCCGCCAGCATGCTGACGGGCCTGATGTCGGTGGGCCTGGGCGCCCCGGTGGACCTGGTGAAGATCAGGCTGCAGCTGCAGACGCAGATGGTCCTTGCAG AGAACTTGAACCTGGCCGGCAACGTGCCGAGCGGCAGCAGCATCCCGCTGCGCTCCCTCGGCATCCCCACCGCCCAGAGCGCCTACCGGGGGCCCCTGCACTGCGTCAGCAGCATCCTGCAGACCGAGGGCCTGCCGGGCCTCTACCGGGGCGCCGGCGCCATGGTGCTGAGGGACGTGCCCGGCTACATGCTCTACTTCATCCCCTACACCGTCTTCTGCAACCTGCTGAAGCCCGACGGCACGGCCAGCCTCCACCCCGGCTCCATCGTGCTGGCCGGAGGCCTCGCAG ggtcGATCTCGTGGGTCACGGCGACGCCGGCCGACGTGGTGAAGAGCCGTCTGCAGGCCGACGCCCACCCGCAGAGGAAGTACCGCGGCATCGTGCACTGCATCATGCAGAGCTACAAGACGGAGGGCGCGCAG GTTTTCTTCCGCGGCGCCTCGGTCAACGCCATCCGAGGCTTCCCGATGAGCGCcaccatgttcctgacctacgAACTCTCCCTGCAGTTCTTCAGAGGTCTCTAG